TCTGAGCCGAGCTGGCGAAGAATCCACCAGGACGGCAAGTGGATGCTTCGCGTCGCTCAGCATGACAGAAAAAAAACAAAGCCGGACTTACCTACGGGTGTTTCGGCCACGATCAATACTGCGTCTATGGCAAACTCCCAAAGTGAATGACAGGAAATGCACAGCCCCGTGCGTCTCTACCCATTTGGAATGGCCACAATATTTTTTACTCGCTCCTTCTCTGTTTGTGATTTTTCCACCCTGACGCACATAACACGACGGCATTTTTTTCTATCTTAGCGGTCTATGCTAATTTTTTAGTGCTTCTTTAAGGCAAATACATGTCTGTTTTTGAAATTTCAGGTCATATCGCTTTTGCGCTTATCGCGATTTCCTACCTTGTTAAAGATATTCTTTGGCTTCGGATTCTTTCGATTATTGCGAGCGCAGCGGGCATCGTGTTCAACTATGTCGTGCCAGCCACGCCGCTTTGGCTCGTGATTTATTGGAACATCGGGTTTATTTTGGTGCACACCTTCCACATTACGCTGATTTTACGCGAGCGCGCTTCAGTTGATTTTTCGGAGGAAGAAAAGGAGCTTTACCAAACCGTGTTTCAAACTTTTTCGCCGGTTGAGTTTATGAAATTGCTGCGCGTTAGCGACTGGAAAATTGCCCAGCCAACTGAACCGATTACGGTTGAAGGCGAAGAAGTCCCGAACGTGATGCTGATTTATAACGGCCTCGTTTCAGTCATTTCTGGAGGGAAGGAAGTGGCGCAACTCAAGGATGGACAATTTATCGGTGAAATGAGTTTCATTCGCGGCGGCAATGCGTCGGCGACATGCAAAGCCCTTCGGGAAACGCGCTACCTCTCTATTCCCAAAACGAACTTACACAAACTGCTCAACCGCAACCCAGCCATGCGCACCGCCGTTCATGCGGTTCTCAGCAC
Above is a window of Chloroherpeton thalassium ATCC 35110 DNA encoding:
- a CDS encoding cyclic nucleotide-binding domain-containing protein, whose protein sequence is MSVFEISGHIAFALIAISYLVKDILWLRILSIIASAAGIVFNYVVPATPLWLVIYWNIGFILVHTFHITLILRERASVDFSEEEKELYQTVFQTFSPVEFMKLLRVSDWKIAQPTEPITVEGEEVPNVMLIYNGLVSVISGGKEVAQLKDGQFIGEMSFIRGGNASATCKALRETRYLSIPKTNLHKLLNRNPAMRTAVHAVLSTDLAKKLSPVQASQLTSE